TAAGCTCCCTTTAAGAGGGAAATGAGATTAGAACTTTGGCAAATTTTCGGCTTcttttcagagggaaaaagaagagattgCAGtgtccaaaaaaagaagagagagagagagagagagagagagagagagggagggaggatggatgtCATGAGACAAAAGCAGAAGCAATTTTATACCTTTTTGAAAGCTTACCTAGGCGTGGTTTTAACTCCTCTGGGGTTAGGATTTTGTTTCCCCTCTTAAAACTAAAGGGGCTGAGGGAAAGGACTTGAATCAGAAATAGTGTCCCTGGCTGTTCTGTTCTGTCTTGGGAAGTGTACAAGGAAGAAAAACCGCTGTGGGAGAGAAGGAGGCGGCAGGTGCTGGAGGTGGAGGTCTGCAGCATCCAGGATGTAAGTTCCATGTTAGCATGAAGGTAGTGATGCTTCATTGCATCCTTCTTAGAAAAcccatctaggggcacctgagtggctctgtaggctaagcgtctgactttggctcaggccgtgttctcatggttcctgagttcgagcctgcaccaggctctctactgtcaggacagagcctgcttcggattctctgtctcctttctctgcctctcttcctcctttcatgcactctctctcactctctttcaaaaacaaataaaaacattagaaaaaagctCACTTAAACAAAGGCCTATAAGACTGTTAGTCAGATATCTAATTGTGTTTTGCCATTTTACATTAGAGACTGCTTTGCTTTCTAAGTGCCCTTGTGCCAGAAgagtcaaaaacaaaataagattttgGTTTATATCAGGTCAGAAAAGGTAGTGAGGCTTCATTTGGGATAATCATAGTGTTTACCCAAGCCTTGTGCAGATACGAAAATGCTATTTTCTCTAATTGCATATTTTGTTCCTTAATGACTGAGCTGAATTCTAAACTGAAGTGAGTAATCAATATTGAATGTCTCTGCCGTTCAAAGTCTTCAACATTTCAGATGGCATAAAATTGCTTCGAATTTGGCAAATTGCTACAAAGATGGAAATTAAAAGCTAAagctgacttacttcactcagcatggaatgctgagaatgaactgagggttgaaggggaaggggaaaagaggtggtggtgatggtggagggcacttaaggggaagagcactgggtgttgtatggaaaacaatttgacaataaaatattatggggaaaaaaagctaaAGCTGAAGcgtttttaattttctctcttgtAGGTTTTAACTGAAAACTTAAATCAACAGATAGTAATAGACCTCTTACTGTCACGAAGTGCacctggaggctggaaggacCTGGGGAAGAATGAGCTATTACGGCAGTAGCTATCCGATTGTAAACGTGGACCCCAAATACCCAGGGTACCCCCCAGAGCACATCATAGCGGAGAAGAGAAGAGCCAGGAGGCGTCTGCTCCACAAGGACGGCAGCTGCAATGTGTACTTCAAGCACATTTTTGGAGAATGGGGGAGCTATGTGGTTGACATTTTCACCACCCTTGTAGACACCAAGTGGCGCCACAtgtttgtgatattttctttatcttatatTCTCTCCTGGTTGACATTTGGCTCCATCTTTTGGCTCATCGCCTTTCATCACGGAGATCTGTTAAATGATCCCGAAGTCACACCTTGTGTTGACAACGTCCATTCCTTCACGGGGGCATTTTTGTTCTCCCTGGAAACCCAAACCACCATAGGTTACGGTTACCGCTGTGTCACTGAGGAATGCTCTGTGGCAGTGCTCATGGTGATCCTTCAGTCCATCTTGAGCTGCATCATAAATACCTTCATCATTGGAGCTGCCTTGGCCAAAATGGCAACTGCTCGAAAGAGAGCCCAAACCATTCGCTTTAGCTACTTTGCACTCATAGGCATGAGGGATGGGAAGCTTTGCCTCATGTGGCGCATTGGTGACTTCCGACCAAACCACGTGGTCGAAGGCACAGTGAGAGCCCAACTTCTCCGCTACACAGAAGACAGTGAAGGGCGGATGACGATGGCATTTAAAGACCTAAAGTTAGTCAATGATCAGATCATCCTTGTCACACCGGTAACTATTGTTCATGAAATTGACCATGAGAGCCCTCTGTATGCCCTTGACCGAAAAGCAGTGGCCAGAGATAACTTTGAGATTTTGGTGACATTTATCTATACTGGTGATTCCACGGGGACTTCCCACCAATCCAGAAGTTCCTATGTTCCCCGAGAAATTCTCTGGGGCCACAGGTTCAATGACGTCCTGGAAGTTAAGAGAAAGTACTACAAGGTGAACTGCTTGCAGTTTGAAGGGAGCGTGGAAGTGTACGCCCCCTTTTGCAGTGCCAAACAACTGGACTGGAAGGACCAGCAGCTCCACAACCTGGAAAAAGCCCCTCCAGTCCGAGGATCCAGCACATCAGACACCAAGGTCAGAAGACGGTCATTCAGCGCAGTTGCCATTGTGAGCAGTTGTGAAAACCCAGAGGAGACCACCACCTCGGCCATGGATGAGTGTAAGGAAGCACCTTACCAGAAAGCTGTCTTGACTTTGAATAGAATTTCTGTAGAATCCCAAATGTAGTTCAAATTGTGATCATGAGGGCTGCCACCCGATCATTTAAGTCTGTAGCTAGTCACCTGCAGGCAAGTAGTTATACACAGGGTTTTAAGGGATGGTATAGCCATGTGCCATGGTGacaggggagaaaaaaagcagGTTAAATCTGGTAAAAGATCATCTAAAAATGACATAGGACCCACTTggttaaactttttatttttttggccagCAAATTTCGTATTAGGGATGCTATTTAGAGCCTATttgattaatttaaatttcaCCTCCATTCATTATACCATATACTTGTATCTTCAATAGGAGGTATCAGATTTAATAATGGAGAACAAAGGTAGGATACTGGAATAAATAACAATAGGAAGGAAGATGGGTAGCCAGCATAAATAACAGGTTTTTAAATGTGTCAAAATTGATAGTAGTTTCCACTAAAAGTGTCATGTCATCCAAACAAGGTATGCGAGATACACGTTCAGTGGATTGTAACGCTGGGAAATTTAACTGCAGTCACCTGGCAGGTTTGATAAGTGCCCCTCACAGTGTCTTGgtttcagcagaaaaaaaaagacacctgcCACTTCTCCAGGTAGTGATCATTGCGTGCTAGAAGCTGGGTTTTTTCTAAGTCATAAAGCAGAAGAAGAGTGGACATTATTCAGAGCAGTATTTCTCTCATAAACGCCTAGGTGGATTGCAACAAAGGGCTTTATGTAGAGAACAGAAATAAGCCAACAAATGATAAGGGGCTTCCTAGGTCCACCCCTCATCTTCTCTTGGAAGATGGAACCATTTTTTTTTGtggcatggggggtggggagcataaTGGAGGGAGGACAAGGGGGAAGATATTTATTTGTGCCCAGAAGCAGTTATGTGTGCCTCCTGTCTTGATCACTTTACAAGACATAAATGACTTGAATTCTAAGTTTTAAGAAACTCTTCCATTGAATGTGGAACAATCATTTAGATAGAAGATTttgtgaaatataattaacatgatTTTTATGCATATTATTAAATGGTTAAAGCTAAGTGCTATGGAATTGCTTCCATTTTTGAACATGAGATAAATTTgtatgctctgtttctgtgttaAAGGATGTTAATTATGGTTACATTAAACCTAGTCCCTAGTGAGTAAGCTTTATAAATTGAACAGTTATCAGCTACATTCAGAGTTacctgtgtttcttttctttctttctttttttcttacattgttGCTGAGCTGACAATAAGTATATGCCACAgttttccctttgtttattttctttaaatttatgtacacacaatttttgctttatttagaaaatctccctatccccctctccccacttaaATTAAAGGACACAAGTAAATTGAACTGAATCATATAGTCTGTGTGTaccaataaaagtaaaatatgtaggCATGTGAAGTGTTTttccttggtttttcttcttctttttttcttttatccatcctcccttctcccccttcatttctctctttttcttttgattatgaaCAATGAAGTTACTTTCTAAATGCACATGTGCAAATCTTTTATTCCTGTTGTTTTATGGATAAGAGTTTTGCTCAGGTCCCAAGTTGTAAAAGTGTCCTGAAGCTTCATATCTGAGATCTAaggaatgcattttttttttctgtcttgcttCAGAAATgcaaaacccatttttaaaattacacatgcATTGTAGATTTGGACGTATTGCAGTGACTGCTCAGCTAAATCAAAGCACTACAGTCTACCAAGTAGCAAACAAGCACCCCCACCACAAATCCAAATGCCCTTCCCCTTTGTAAGCTCCTTTCACACACATCTAGTTCATTTCACTTTGCCTTGCTTCCTAGACTCTGCCTGGCCACGATTCTGTTTTCATTAGTATCAGAATAGACGTATCAATGAATCCATTCTGCTGTGCTCTGTCTCGCCCATCAAATCCCCCTACCGAGAACAGAATGTAAAATATGCATTCACATGTAACATTTGTCCctaattttctgtttagatttaTAACATACCTTGACACCCCAGCGAGTTATTAATAATAAAGATCTCAAAATTGTGTGCATATGCCTGTATTTCAGGTTAGTATAAACTCTGTCGACATGGTCAGCATTGGGTGCAGAGCACCAGAGACAGGAAATGCTCCCTTACATAATGAGAACATAGGCAgaactataaacatttttatgggtttttaacACCTTGTAGAATAGCTCTATCTGAATTAGCAGTTGTGTTTCTGTAAACTTTGCAAGAAGGCTCCATGCAAAATGGTGTTTCTAGTTTCAAATGCTCTGTCCGTGATGAGAAGTAGGTCAAATATTCTTTCTATAGCAGCTACATTCTCCCTAAAGATGAAAGTATGCAGTGGGCTTAATTACACAGGAAGCACACGGTGGTATCCATGTATCCTCTACTCTGCTCCACCCAGGAACTGGGCCCTCGAAGAGGGAGGGaggtctgagagagagaaggacatgcTATTTCTCGTACCACCAGTTTATCAAGCGTCCTTGTGCTTTGCACTCATACACATAGTCCCCACAACAAGACAGCATCAAATATCTCATTTTCTGCTTCCTCCTAACTAGCCAGTTCCCAAATGGGACAGCAATGTGccagtctaaaaaaaaaaagaaaattattacaaCTATGCCTCCCAGTTTCCCttgcaggtggggggtggggggaaggggacccTTACGTGGCTTAGATCTGGCCCATGAGACAGCAGTAGAGCCCCCCAGATGTGACCTTTGAAAAAGCTCTTTCGCTGGGTCTGGGCTTGCTGGGCCATGCCCTTTTCCTCCCTGTATCAATCCTTCTCCCCTAGACCTCCAATTCTGTAGCTGAAGGAAGCTCTTGCAACCAGCAGGAGGGAATGGGAACCACAGACACCCCTTATAAGGGAcgtcaggaaagaaggaaacaggcaGTCCGAGACTGCAGATCCCTGGACTTCTTCTgcataagtgaaaataaataatttctaccTGAACGGTGAGAGGGAAACATCGGACAGAAAGGATAAAAGGATTGGTTGGGTCCAACTTGTACTTGAACTTGATGGAATCCAATGTGTACTCCATTTGATGGAGTCGGGCTCTGTGGAAAGCACTTATTTTCTGGGCAGTTGAGGAAATGGCAGTATAttgtaaaacaaacacaaaagaattaCTTTGGGCCTGGAAAGCCCTCTGAGAGAGATGCTGACGGCTGAGTGACCTTGGTCAGAAGATTGACTAGGACTGTAGGACTGCTGTGGGGCTGCACtttatctccttccttccctcccctggacTTCCATCAGTAGGAAGGGCAAGTGCCCGAAATCCACGAAGACTCAAGCAAGCAAGCACTGTACAgcttggggtaaaaaaaaaaaaaaaaaaaaaaagcaaaactctgCTAATAACTCTGCTCAGATCCCCAGGGAGCCCAAACTGCTTTGATTTATTCAAGTGGactctaaatatatataaaggagtCTCAGTCTTTGTATTTCATGACTTCTCAGTTGGCCAGGATATGTGTCAAGTAGATTCTCTGGGCCACTCTCCGAGTCTAGATAATGAGGCAACAAATTTTACTTGGCTTAAAATATTCTATTAGCTCCATTCAGTACAAGCACTGATTCTTCTGTGTGAATGTTCTGCAAGGTATGTGTCTAAacccctctgtttttttttaaggtaagttTCACCTGTAGATTCCAGGAAAACACTCTCCACACCCTTGGTGCCCCATAAATCACAAAGCCCTCCCTCAATTCTAAATTTGGTGcagcttctctttcctctctcactttcatttttaagtcaGCAGCGTGACCTACATTCCAGAAAAAAGAACTTGGGATACCACATACAGAATACAAGGATGGACAATGACACGGACACACCAGACCGATTAAGCAGCAGGGAGATGCTTGGCAAATTCTCTGCAGAAATTCTCCCGGATACAAGGTCTTTGAACATGAAAGCTAGTAACCGAGACTCAGTTCTGATAAATCtgaaggcagagagcaagcaagggccTCCATTTTCccaaacaggcaaaaaaaatcactgttgcCAGGAAACTATCATTGGTCTGCATTGCTTTGGAGGTTTTCATCCTTTGGTAAGAAACCTCTTAGGACCAAGTGGCTATCCAAGTTCATCTCGCACAACCCTACTTTTCTTAAGCAACTTAACACAATCCTTTTTAGGACTTAGGTTACGACATTTGGCCGCGGGCAAGCATTATCTGTCCTATCACATCACCCTGTGCTGCCGCCTTTCCTCGGAATGGCCATGCCTGTGGTTCGGGATCTTTTGTGCAGAGTCTGAAGGTTGAAGTTCACAGGGCTAAACATTTTGAAGCTCAACGGACTCTTAGTTGCTGAATATCTGGCAGATACTTTTAGATAAACTGAGCTGAATAAAGTATTGCCCTTTTGTTGTTTGGTCTCATTGATTTATGCTATTTTATAAATACAGCATAATAAAAGAATACAACATCTAGAGTCTATCTGTCATCCCAAGAAAAAGCAGCTGGACTGAAATTAAGggtcttctaaaaaaaaaaaaaaaaaaaaaggcaacctgAGCTGGGTAATCACTAAACTCAGGCCCTCAATGCAAACTTTGGAGCCTCCGTAGGCTGCAGAGAAACAGattaataatttaaagttttcaaCAAGCCCAGTGGATGAAAATCCAAACAGATTAAGTCTTGCTAAATTACATGGCCAAGGAATGCTTTTTCTCTATGCTATCATTTACCACAGGGGCCTATAAAACATACTTAATCACTATCTGAGTAACTTGAACTTGAGACAGACAAAGGCCCAAGAGGTTTAGACCCTGTGAAAACGTCTTTACAGAAAGTGATCAGAAACTTACAAATTTCCACATAAAATACTTGAGTCACATGCACTGTTCTCTGTGCATAAAGGCTCTTTACTTGAATTCAAAACACATGTTAGAGATCAATTATTCATTCTGGTAACTGTTGGTTGTGAGGGAAACGGAGGCCAGCTATAGAGGACAGGGTAAGGACACAGCTAGCTTTTTCCCAGCTTCCAGTTCCATAATCAAAGACtttttggaggggcgcctggggggggctcaatcagttaagcatctgactttagctcaggtcatgatctcacggtttgtgggttcagctgcacctc
The genomic region above belongs to Suricata suricatta isolate VVHF042 chromosome 17, meerkat_22Aug2017_6uvM2_HiC, whole genome shotgun sequence and contains:
- the KCNJ16 gene encoding inward rectifier potassium channel 16, which codes for MSYYGSSYPIVNVDPKYPGYPPEHIIAEKRRARRRLLHKDGSCNVYFKHIFGEWGSYVVDIFTTLVDTKWRHMFVIFSLSYILSWLTFGSIFWLIAFHHGDLLNDPEVTPCVDNVHSFTGAFLFSLETQTTIGYGYRCVTEECSVAVLMVILQSILSCIINTFIIGAALAKMATARKRAQTIRFSYFALIGMRDGKLCLMWRIGDFRPNHVVEGTVRAQLLRYTEDSEGRMTMAFKDLKLVNDQIILVTPVTIVHEIDHESPLYALDRKAVARDNFEILVTFIYTGDSTGTSHQSRSSYVPREILWGHRFNDVLEVKRKYYKVNCLQFEGSVEVYAPFCSAKQLDWKDQQLHNLEKAPPVRGSSTSDTKVRRRSFSAVAIVSSCENPEETTTSAMDECKEAPYQKAVLTLNRISVESQM